One window of Paenibacillus sp. FSL K6-3182 genomic DNA carries:
- a CDS encoding dihydrofolate reductase family protein: MQQFITLDGVMQAPGELYEFEYGGWQRSYVVEEHLALIVEQAHAVEALLLGRKTYESFAATWPSAIGMRGLADRMNGMSKFVASRTLSHAEWNATIIHGDAAEEAAKLKQEFSGDLLVVGSGDLAQTLIKHHLIDEYRLWIHPVILGRGQLLFREGVEKAAMRLMDAKTLSTGVTIHIYQPEIGN; this comes from the coding sequence ATGCAGCAATTCATTACGTTGGATGGCGTCATGCAGGCGCCTGGCGAACTCTATGAATTCGAGTATGGGGGCTGGCAGCGGTCCTATGTTGTCGAGGAGCACCTGGCACTCATTGTCGAGCAGGCCCACGCGGTTGAAGCACTTCTTCTGGGGCGTAAAACTTACGAGAGCTTCGCGGCAACATGGCCGTCAGCGATCGGCATGCGGGGGCTGGCCGATCGGATGAACGGCATGTCGAAGTTCGTGGCTTCGAGAACCCTAAGCCATGCGGAGTGGAATGCCACAATCATCCATGGCGACGCGGCAGAAGAAGCAGCGAAACTCAAGCAGGAGTTCAGCGGAGACTTGTTAGTCGTAGGCAGCGGCGATCTTGCACAAACGCTGATAAAGCATCATCTCATCGACGAATACCGGCTCTGGATCCATCCTGTGATCTTAGGTCGCGGACAACTGCTGTTCAGAGAAGGGGTCGAGAAGGCTGCTATGCGCCTCATGGACGCCAAAACACTAAGCACAGGTGTCACAATTCACATCTACCAGCCCGAGATAGGCAATTAA
- a CDS encoding NADAR family protein, with translation MDEIAKIAKELLKNIEENKRNLLSRNDDKKVINFYEINKPYGCFSNFSKHSITLQNKEWPTTEHYFQAQKFVGTVHEDEIRFASTPMDAARLGRDKNKPLRKDWEECKVNIMREAIVAKIEQHPNVKSILLSTGDCAIILIEKEVLNQ, from the coding sequence TTGGATGAGATTGCAAAAATCGCAAAAGAATTATTAAAGAATATTGAAGAAAATAAACGGAATCTTTTAAGCAGAAATGATGATAAGAAGGTAATCAATTTTTATGAAATAAATAAGCCATATGGTTGTTTCTCGAATTTTTCGAAACATTCAATTACATTACAAAACAAAGAATGGCCAACAACGGAACACTATTTTCAAGCTCAAAAGTTTGTAGGTACCGTTCATGAAGATGAAATACGTTTTGCAAGTACGCCAATGGATGCCGCCCGATTAGGCCGAGATAAAAATAAACCACTCCGTAAAGATTGGGAAGAGTGCAAAGTAAACATTATGCGGGAAGCTATCGTCGCTAAAATAGAACAACATCCAAATGTTAAGTCCATTCTCTTATCAACAGGTGATTGTGCCATTATCTTAATTGAAAAAGAGGTTTTGAATCAATGA
- a CDS encoding VOC family protein — protein sequence MSQEIWINLPVKDVEKSTAFFNEIGFYAVSVGNERAKLAIGQTTILLFPDAAFEKFTGSKTADTSHCAEVIFSIGAGSREEVDAFIQKVEFAGGSIFGKPSENDGWMYGAGFADLDGHRWNLLYMDESKMPKR from the coding sequence ATGTCACAGGAGATTTGGATTAACCTACCAGTCAAAGATGTTGAGAAGTCAACTGCCTTTTTCAATGAGATTGGATTCTATGCGGTGAGTGTTGGTAACGAGAGAGCCAAGCTTGCCATAGGCCAAACAACGATTCTGCTGTTCCCGGATGCGGCGTTTGAGAAATTTACCGGTTCAAAAACCGCAGATACTTCCCATTGCGCAGAAGTAATATTTTCCATTGGCGCTGGAAGCAGAGAAGAAGTAGATGCCTTTATTCAAAAAGTAGAGTTTGCCGGAGGAAGCATCTTTGGCAAGCCGAGTGAAAATGACGGCTGGATGTACGGCGCAGGATTTGCGGACTTGGACGGTCACCGTTGGAACCTGCTGTACATGGATGAGAGCAAAATGCCGAAACGCTAA